A genomic stretch from Deltaproteobacteria bacterium includes:
- a CDS encoding ATP-grasp domain-containing protein yields MPKLRVGVVYDATDSGAEEAAEAKSSRRKRRRPKHDHEEIYDALKKTGHEPFYHTLDGTPDSLHSLATERADLYFNLTESYAGDDTKEMHVAAYLELVGRRYTGAGPQGLFLAQDKALAKKIFAFHGIRTPSFMTGHRGRLEWAHDIHFPVIVKPGLEDGSIGIRFSAVVGSLKELMERIDQVHADFDGPVLIEEYIEGREIYVAVLGNQDPEALPIVELDLSQLPEGTPRIAGTEVKWEEGTEVYRRTQPFFPDDLDDEVEAEIEQTAIAAYQALRLRDYGRIDIRLDAEGKAHVIECNPNPWLLSTAELAKAAKKSGRSHCDLITEIVQLAIARYGA; encoded by the coding sequence ATGCCAAAGCTGCGCGTGGGCGTCGTGTACGACGCAACGGACAGCGGGGCGGAGGAAGCGGCCGAGGCGAAGTCGTCACGTCGCAAGCGGCGCCGTCCCAAGCACGATCACGAAGAAATCTACGACGCTCTGAAGAAGACGGGACACGAGCCCTTCTATCACACGCTCGACGGCACCCCGGACTCGCTGCACTCGCTCGCGACCGAGCGCGCCGACCTCTACTTCAACCTCACCGAGTCCTACGCGGGCGACGACACGAAGGAGATGCACGTCGCCGCCTATCTCGAGCTCGTCGGCCGGCGCTACACGGGCGCCGGACCGCAGGGACTCTTCCTCGCCCAGGACAAGGCGCTCGCGAAGAAGATCTTCGCGTTCCACGGCATCCGGACGCCGTCGTTCATGACCGGGCATCGCGGCCGGCTCGAGTGGGCGCACGACATCCACTTCCCGGTGATCGTGAAGCCCGGGCTCGAGGACGGGTCGATCGGCATCCGCTTCAGCGCCGTCGTCGGGAGTCTGAAGGAGCTGATGGAGCGCATCGACCAGGTGCACGCCGACTTCGACGGGCCCGTCCTCATCGAGGAGTACATCGAGGGCCGCGAGATCTACGTGGCCGTGCTCGGCAACCAGGACCCCGAGGCGCTGCCGATCGTGGAGCTCGACCTGTCGCAGCTGCCGGAAGGTACGCCCCGCATCGCCGGCACCGAGGTGAAGTGGGAGGAAGGCACCGAGGTCTACCGGCGGACGCAGCCCTTCTTTCCCGACGATCTCGACGACGAGGTCGAGGCCGAGATCGAGCAGACCGCGATCGCCGCGTACCAGGCGCTGCGCCTGCGCGACTACGGCCGTATCGACATTCGCCTCGACGCCGAGGGCAAGGCGCACGTCATCGAGTGCAACCCGAACCCCTGGCTGCTCTCGACCGCGGAGCTGGCGAAGGCCGCAAAGAAGTCCGGACGGTCCCACTGCGATCTCATCACCGAGATCGTGCAGCTCGCGATCGCGCGTTACGGCGCGTGA
- a CDS encoding ArsA family ATPase, translating into MTSIVVNGPERHTGPIDYRRGKERSAPGCAGAAAVVALLRRQRLLVCVGSGGVGKTTTAAALGVAAAGHGRRTAVLTIDPARRLRDALGISSPDGAPHRVPLGRRLHGGSLDAMVLDTKRTFDELIERYAPTRAAAERVLANRIYESISTALTGSQEYMAMERLHALAGSGDYDLLVVDTPPTQHALDFLEAPERLTALLTSRAAAILQNPSLILAREGSRLAQAALGAVLRGLERFTGFELLRDVAEFVGGLEEFSAGFQERAASVARFLRAPETSFVLVTTPESARVAETIAFHRELVRAGLPFAGFVVNRVLPPSLLGHPPFPDVQGAERADLALGKKLATLHRRFTALVRAERAEIERLRAAAPDALVVEIPLAPEEPSSLARLVGLSETFGPRG; encoded by the coding sequence GTGACGAGCATCGTCGTGAACGGTCCCGAGCGCCACACCGGTCCGATCGACTACCGGCGCGGGAAGGAACGCTCCGCGCCCGGCTGCGCGGGGGCCGCGGCGGTCGTCGCGCTCCTGCGCCGCCAGCGGCTGCTCGTGTGCGTCGGCAGCGGCGGCGTCGGCAAGACCACCACGGCGGCCGCGCTCGGCGTCGCCGCCGCTGGTCACGGACGACGCACCGCCGTCCTCACGATCGACCCGGCGCGCCGGCTCCGCGACGCGCTCGGCATCTCGAGCCCCGACGGCGCGCCGCACCGGGTGCCGCTCGGGCGCCGTCTGCACGGCGGCTCGCTCGACGCGATGGTGCTCGACACCAAGCGCACCTTCGACGAGCTGATCGAGCGCTACGCGCCGACTCGCGCCGCCGCCGAGCGCGTGCTCGCCAACCGCATCTACGAGAGCATCTCGACCGCGCTCACCGGCTCGCAGGAGTACATGGCGATGGAGCGGCTGCACGCGCTCGCCGGCAGCGGCGATTACGACCTCCTCGTGGTCGACACGCCGCCGACGCAACACGCGCTGGATTTCCTCGAGGCTCCGGAGCGCCTGACCGCGCTCCTCACCTCGCGCGCCGCCGCCATCCTGCAGAACCCGAGCTTGATCCTGGCCCGCGAGGGCTCGCGCCTCGCGCAGGCGGCGCTCGGCGCGGTGCTGCGCGGCCTCGAGCGCTTCACCGGCTTCGAGCTGCTGCGCGACGTCGCGGAATTCGTCGGCGGCCTCGAGGAGTTCTCGGCGGGATTCCAGGAGCGCGCCGCGAGCGTCGCGCGCTTCCTGCGCGCGCCCGAGACATCCTTCGTCCTGGTGACGACGCCCGAGAGCGCGCGCGTCGCCGAGACCATCGCGTTCCACCGCGAGCTCGTGCGCGCCGGGTTGCCGTTCGCCGGCTTCGTCGTGAACCGCGTGCTGCCACCGAGCCTGCTCGGCCATCCCCCCTTTCCCGACGTCCAGGGCGCGGAGCGGGCCGATCTCGCGCTCGGGAAGAAGCTGGCCACGTTGCACCGTCGCTTCACCGCGCTCGTGCGCGCCGAGCGCGCCGAGATCGAGCGCCTGCGGGCGGCGGCGCCGGACGCGCTCGTCGTCGAGATCCCGCTCGCGCCCGAGGAGCCGAGTTCGCTCGCGCGCCTCGTCGGGCTGAGCGAGACCTTCGGCCCGCGGGGCTGA
- a CDS encoding AAA family ATPase has product MLDAVLQRRLVFITGKGGVGRTAVASALALAAARAGKRTLVVEINPLGRLGDYLGDLTLGPDPTELTPELAAAAIAPAVIMEDFLTGMLRIRALARRLLESNTFRVVAAAAPGLEDFLTLVRIAEWEDERTGFKRKRHRFDLVIVDAPATGHSVPLLSTPGALLKMLPFGPLTNTARDLALLLGDPKRAAVTVVTRAEEMAVNETLELATALMRVGVALLPVIVNAVDPFRFTRVEAHRLRAEPAEVPPAWQPHLGVARFNLARQRAAERQIRRLRHALPERPVCLPQAPPGRITLATLEPLADALARPHARGSRRVS; this is encoded by the coding sequence AGGGAGGCGTCGGACGGACCGCGGTCGCGTCGGCCCTGGCGCTCGCCGCCGCGCGCGCCGGCAAGCGCACGCTCGTCGTCGAGATCAACCCGCTCGGCCGGCTCGGCGACTACCTCGGCGACCTCACGCTCGGGCCCGACCCGACCGAGCTCACGCCCGAGCTCGCCGCCGCGGCGATCGCGCCGGCTGTCATCATGGAGGATTTCCTGACGGGCATGCTGCGCATCCGCGCGCTCGCCCGCCGACTGCTCGAGAGCAATACGTTCCGCGTCGTGGCCGCGGCCGCGCCCGGCCTCGAGGACTTCCTCACGCTCGTGCGCATCGCCGAATGGGAGGACGAGCGCACGGGCTTCAAGCGCAAGCGGCACCGCTTCGACCTCGTGATCGTCGACGCGCCCGCCACCGGGCACTCGGTGCCGCTGCTCTCGACGCCGGGCGCGCTCCTCAAGATGCTGCCCTTCGGTCCGCTCACCAACACGGCGCGCGACCTGGCGCTCCTGCTCGGCGACCCGAAGCGGGCGGCCGTCACCGTCGTCACGCGCGCCGAGGAAATGGCCGTGAACGAGACGCTCGAACTCGCGACCGCGCTCATGCGGGTCGGGGTCGCGCTCCTCCCCGTGATCGTGAATGCGGTCGATCCGTTCCGCTTCACGCGCGTCGAGGCACACCGCCTGCGAGCGGAGCCGGCCGAGGTCCCTCCCGCGTGGCAACCCCATCTCGGAGTCGCGCGTTTCAACCTGGCGCGCCAACGCGCGGCGGAGCGCCAGATCCGCCGCCTGCGGCACGCGTTGCCGGAGCGCCCGGTGTGCCTCCCCCAAGCGCCGCCCGGACGCATCACCCTCGCGACGCTCGAGCCGCTGGCCGACGCGCTCGCCCGGCCGCACGCGCGCGGCTCCCGGCGGGTCTCGTGA